In Elusimicrobiota bacterium, a single genomic region encodes these proteins:
- a CDS encoding tetratricopeptide repeat protein, whose amino-acid sequence MMKRRTHPTFFVGCCLLVLGICIFYIFYHKKEKNYLIKNPSQYLPAEKLNKIILKTKSKIEENPEDIFSYIENGIANYQKGREFYPVAINQLRTSLKLGAMDIRIPFYLGIMYDELGLTDKAFSYYEKFLRNQPKDIYIRLRYGNLFFRQNRYELASEHYEIACNFSPKNQTALLNLALSYKARGMYNEALEIFKRAEGLRSQFSTEILIKVAETYFAKTDFANAETYYKKAVEQKADSVSALIGLAELYLKTDKKNEARYYFQKALAVEPDNAKAKKYLSTKKAG is encoded by the coding sequence ATGATGAAACGAAGAACCCACCCTACCTTTTTTGTAGGCTGCTGTCTGTTAGTTCTCGGTATTTGCATTTTTTATATTTTTTATCATAAAAAAGAAAAAAATTATCTGATAAAAAACCCGTCTCAATACCTGCCCGCTGAAAAACTCAACAAGATAATTCTTAAAACCAAATCTAAAATAGAAGAAAATCCGGAAGATATTTTTTCGTATATTGAAAACGGGATTGCTAACTATCAGAAAGGGCGTGAATTCTATCCTGTAGCAATCAATCAATTAAGGACTTCGCTAAAATTAGGTGCGATGGATATTCGGATACCATTTTATTTAGGGATAATGTATGACGAACTGGGCTTAACAGATAAGGCATTCAGTTATTATGAAAAATTTTTAAGAAACCAGCCCAAAGATATTTATATTCGGCTTCGTTATGGTAATCTTTTTTTTCGGCAGAACCGTTATGAATTAGCATCTGAACATTATGAAATCGCCTGCAATTTTTCGCCAAAAAATCAAACTGCATTGCTCAACCTTGCACTATCTTACAAAGCAAGAGGTATGTATAATGAGGCACTGGAAATATTCAAGCGGGCAGAGGGTTTAAGGTCGCAGTTTTCTACTGAGATTTTGATAAAAGTTGCTGAAACATATTTTGCCAAAACCGATTTTGCTAATGCTGAAACATATTACAAAAAGGCAGTTGAGCAAAAAGCCGACTCGGTATCTGCACTTATAGGGCTTGCAGAACTGTATCTGAAAACAGATAAAAAGAATGAAGCCAGGTATTATTTCCAAAAAGCGCTCGCTGTAGAACCTGATAATGCGAAAGCCAAAAAATATCTATCAACAAAAAAGGCAGGTTAA
- a CDS encoding S1 RNA-binding domain-containing protein, with protein sequence MEDMVMDKMPEFQQLKPGQIIKSKVIAVFNDNVVVDLGLKTDGFLSVNDFQTIPLVGSEIDIYISHFNPRNGLPVISYTKAKEILIWKKVEETFKSGEIIECKISKKIKGGYEVDIDGICAFMPSSHLSKKHIKKEPNQPISIKITEFDRESKNIVVSNKIAEKEIAEFKKQQVFAGLKEGNIVKGRIATITDFGIFVDLGGIDGLLHINDVSYKRIDNLSEKYKVGDELEVKVLKFEPKENKIALGLKQLQKNPWDDVEKNYKPGMKIKGKITSLTPFGAFVILEDGVEGLIHVSDISWTERIAHPKDVFDEGQEIEAIVLDASVEKQKVSLSYKALFENPYNKYAIGSSTGGRVIKLMDFGCLVELEPKIHGFVHVSEIAKTRIDKPSDVLTIGEEVTGKIVKVDKARKRIELSIKQYEKEQEEKELKGFLNSQETKIKLADLIESNDEQK encoded by the coding sequence TAAGTCAAAAGTGATAGCAGTATTCAATGACAATGTGGTTGTGGATTTAGGCTTAAAAACAGATGGGTTTTTGAGTGTGAATGATTTTCAAACAATTCCGTTGGTTGGTTCTGAGATTGATATTTATATATCTCATTTCAATCCCAGGAACGGCTTACCAGTAATTTCTTACACAAAAGCAAAAGAGATTCTAATATGGAAAAAAGTAGAAGAAACTTTTAAATCAGGCGAAATTATTGAATGTAAAATATCCAAAAAAATCAAAGGTGGCTATGAGGTTGACATAGATGGTATCTGTGCATTTATGCCGTCTTCACATCTATCAAAAAAACATATTAAAAAAGAACCGAACCAGCCAATCAGTATAAAAATTACCGAGTTTGACCGAGAAAGCAAAAATATCGTTGTATCTAATAAAATTGCTGAAAAAGAAATAGCAGAGTTTAAGAAGCAGCAGGTATTTGCTGGGCTCAAAGAAGGCAATATTGTTAAAGGCAGAATAGCAACAATTACCGATTTCGGTATTTTTGTTGACCTCGGTGGTATTGACGGACTGCTTCATATAAACGATGTTTCGTATAAACGGATAGACAATCTTTCTGAAAAATACAAGGTTGGTGATGAGTTAGAAGTTAAGGTGCTTAAATTTGAGCCCAAAGAAAACAAAATCGCACTCGGCTTAAAACAACTCCAAAAGAATCCGTGGGATGATGTTGAAAAAAATTACAAACCAGGAATGAAAATCAAAGGCAAAATTACCTCGCTTACACCGTTTGGCGCATTTGTGATTTTAGAAGATGGTGTAGAAGGGTTGATTCATGTCTCTGATATTTCATGGACAGAACGAATCGCACATCCTAAAGATGTTTTTGATGAAGGGCAAGAGATAGAGGCAATCGTTTTAGATGCAAGTGTTGAAAAGCAAAAGGTATCTTTAAGTTACAAGGCGTTATTTGAGAACCCATACAATAAATATGCCATTGGCAGTTCCACAGGTGGTCGTGTGATAAAACTGATGGATTTTGGCTGTCTTGTTGAACTTGAGCCGAAAATTCACGGGTTTGTTCATGTCTCAGAAATTGCTAAAACCAGAATTGATAAGCCATCAGATGTTTTAACTATCGGCGAGGAAGTTACCGGCAAGATTGTAAAAGTAGATAAAGCAAGAAAACGGATAGAATTATCAATAAAACAGTATGAGAAGGAACAGGAAGAAAAAGAACTAAAAGGTTTCCTGAACTCACAGGAGACGAAAATAAAACTTGCCGATTTGATAGAAAGTAATGATGAACAGAAATGA